Proteins co-encoded in one Capnocytophaga ochracea DSM 7271 genomic window:
- a CDS encoding S41 family peptidase encodes MKHLFISIFIAISLLSCAKEPVTNGNEVSFTGSDYTGNDTDLRVRDFIWKGLNTYYLWQADVPNLQNNRFGSLADTKADKNKSYTQFLKSFSNPKVLFYKGLLNRYEEIDRFSYITDDYTQLENQFKGITASVGINYAFGFVDETKTRVYTVVRYVVPKSEAEQQGLQRGDLITTINGQLLNRSNYFQLLQNTAVISFSTFRIVNGKATPTGKTYTLNQNQTPENPVLIHKVFNKGGKKIAYLMYNAFTADFDEALNDAFAEFKAEGVTDLILDLRYNGGGSVNSATYLASMITGQFNGQVFAVEKWNSKLQPFRGNEREYFTSNMVKGSRQVAINSLRLNKVYVITSDGTASASELVINGLKAYIDVVQIGETTMGKNQGSVTVYDFTDKQRKVKNPKHKWAMQPLVMKIENAKGIGDYVNGLEPNVQISEIVNDLGVLGDETEPLLARTLQEITGNVAGRASRSASKETFYFEKLGTSTSGYFGLNEMYK; translated from the coding sequence ATGAAACACTTGTTTATCTCTATATTCATAGCTATCAGCTTGTTATCTTGTGCTAAAGAACCTGTTACTAATGGCAATGAGGTGTCTTTTACGGGCTCTGACTATACCGGTAACGATACCGATTTGCGCGTACGCGATTTTATTTGGAAGGGGCTTAACACGTATTATTTGTGGCAAGCCGATGTGCCTAATTTGCAAAATAACCGTTTTGGTAGTTTGGCTGATACCAAAGCAGATAAAAATAAGAGTTATACTCAATTCTTAAAGAGTTTTAGCAATCCTAAAGTCCTTTTCTATAAAGGGTTACTTAATAGATATGAAGAAATAGACCGCTTTAGTTATATAACAGATGATTACACTCAGCTTGAAAATCAATTCAAGGGGATTACTGCCAGTGTGGGTATAAACTACGCTTTTGGTTTTGTAGACGAAACAAAAACTAGAGTTTATACTGTAGTGCGTTATGTAGTGCCTAAATCGGAGGCAGAACAACAAGGTTTGCAACGGGGGGATTTGATAACCACTATCAACGGGCAATTACTTAACCGTTCTAATTATTTTCAACTGTTGCAAAATACGGCTGTCATTTCGTTTTCAACCTTTAGAATTGTAAATGGCAAAGCAACTCCTACAGGGAAAACCTATACTTTAAATCAAAACCAAACCCCTGAAAACCCTGTACTTATTCATAAAGTATTCAACAAGGGAGGTAAAAAAATAGCTTACCTGATGTACAATGCTTTTACAGCTGATTTTGATGAGGCACTGAACGATGCTTTTGCGGAGTTTAAAGCAGAGGGGGTTACTGACTTAATACTCGATTTGCGTTACAATGGTGGGGGAAGCGTTAATTCGGCTACTTACTTAGCATCGATGATTACAGGTCAGTTTAACGGACAGGTGTTTGCGGTAGAAAAATGGAATAGCAAGTTGCAACCTTTTAGAGGGAATGAAAGAGAGTATTTTACGTCTAATATGGTAAAAGGCAGTCGGCAGGTGGCTATCAATAGTCTGCGACTTAACAAAGTGTATGTAATTACTTCGGACGGGACAGCTTCAGCCAGTGAATTGGTTATCAATGGTCTTAAAGCCTACATAGATGTAGTGCAGATAGGTGAAACCACAATGGGTAAGAACCAAGGATCGGTGACTGTTTACGACTTTACCGATAAGCAGCGAAAAGTTAAAAACCCTAAGCACAAATGGGCGATGCAACCTTTGGTGATGAAGATAGAAAATGCTAAAGGCATAGGCGATTACGTAAATGGCTTAGAACCTAATGTCCAGATTAGTGAGATTGTAAATGATTTGGGGGTATTAGGCGACGAAACTGAACCCCTTTTGGCTCGCACCTTACAAGAGATTACAGGGAATGTTGCCGGGAGAGCTTCGCGATCAGCGTCGAAAGAAACTTTTTACTTTGAGAAGCTTGGTACTTCTACCTCTGGCTATTTTGGCTTGAATGAAATGTACAAATGA
- the mutL gene encoding DNA mismatch repair endonuclease MutL: MSDIIKLLPDHVANQIAAGEVIQRPASAVKELMENAIDAGATEIKLLIKDAGKTLVQVIDNGVGMSTTDARMAFERHATSKIQKAEDLFHLQTKGFRGEALASIVAIAHVEMQTKRPEDELGTEIHIEGSKITRQEPCVCPTGTSIAMKNLFFNIPARRNFLKSDTVEFRHILDEFHRVALAHPAIHFFLYNNGNELFNLPATNFRQRIVHLFGSKTNEKLVPIIAEDTPLVQISGFIVKPEYLAKTKNLQFLMVNHRFVKNQYLNHAIASAYEGLIHTDQKAEYFISLEVDPTTIDINIHPTKTEIKFEEEHSIYALLKSAVKHSLGQFNISPILDFSKDPTFDIPYNYKDKTPEFPKIEVDPNFNPFKEEYVSRSSGSDSHSNFGSYSKKAPTWESLYTGIESSINTSNPETIVSSLFETEPTRSQGKKIIALAKKYLITTLEGGLIIININRAHQRILFEDFMKHLQSTHSASQQLMFPYELPFAPHELEVVAQLRELFECSGFMFTIETDKIVVSGIPLHLTDSEIPNIFNELLQQHIEALPSTENTQKEAFAKALCKSLAVKTGQVLSEEEQETLINNLFSCQEVLISPFGKRIYYNLSVNEIENLF, translated from the coding sequence ATGTCAGATATTATAAAATTACTCCCCGATCACGTAGCCAACCAGATAGCCGCTGGCGAAGTGATTCAGCGTCCCGCCTCAGCAGTCAAAGAGCTGATGGAGAATGCTATCGATGCCGGTGCTACCGAAATAAAACTGCTCATCAAAGACGCAGGCAAGACCCTCGTGCAGGTGATTGACAACGGCGTGGGAATGAGTACTACCGATGCGCGTATGGCTTTCGAGCGTCACGCCACCTCCAAAATACAAAAAGCTGAAGACCTTTTCCATTTGCAAACTAAAGGTTTCCGCGGGGAAGCCCTTGCCTCCATAGTGGCAATTGCGCACGTAGAGATGCAAACCAAGCGCCCAGAGGACGAGTTGGGTACCGAAATACACATCGAAGGCAGTAAGATTACGCGCCAAGAGCCCTGCGTATGCCCTACCGGTACGAGTATTGCGATGAAGAACCTCTTTTTCAACATTCCAGCGCGTCGCAACTTTCTAAAATCGGATACAGTGGAATTCCGCCATATACTCGATGAGTTTCACCGTGTTGCTTTGGCACACCCTGCAATTCATTTCTTTTTGTACAACAATGGCAACGAGCTGTTCAACCTGCCAGCTACCAATTTCCGCCAACGCATTGTACATCTTTTTGGAAGCAAAACCAATGAAAAGTTAGTGCCTATCATTGCCGAAGATACACCTTTGGTGCAAATCAGCGGATTTATCGTGAAACCTGAGTATTTAGCAAAGACTAAAAACTTGCAGTTTTTGATGGTCAATCATAGGTTTGTGAAAAATCAATACCTCAACCACGCAATTGCTTCGGCTTACGAAGGTCTTATCCACACCGACCAGAAGGCGGAGTATTTCATCAGTTTGGAAGTAGACCCCACAACTATCGACATCAATATTCACCCTACGAAAACCGAAATTAAGTTTGAAGAAGAGCATAGTATTTATGCCCTACTGAAGTCGGCAGTAAAACACAGTTTGGGTCAGTTTAACATCTCCCCTATCCTCGATTTTAGCAAAGACCCTACTTTCGATATTCCTTATAACTACAAGGATAAAACCCCAGAGTTTCCTAAGATAGAAGTAGACCCCAATTTCAACCCATTTAAAGAAGAATATGTAAGCCGAAGCAGTGGAAGCGATAGCCATAGTAATTTCGGCTCTTACAGCAAAAAAGCTCCTACGTGGGAGAGTTTGTACACGGGCATTGAATCTTCTATTAATACTTCAAACCCTGAAACTATCGTGAGTTCTCTCTTTGAAACCGAACCTACACGAAGCCAAGGTAAGAAAATTATTGCTTTGGCAAAGAAATACCTCATAACTACTTTGGAAGGAGGGCTTATCATCATCAATATCAACAGAGCGCACCAACGTATCTTGTTCGAAGATTTTATGAAGCATCTGCAATCCACACATAGTGCAAGTCAGCAACTGATGTTCCCCTACGAACTGCCTTTTGCACCACACGAGTTGGAAGTGGTTGCACAACTGCGCGAGCTCTTTGAGTGCAGTGGCTTTATGTTTACCATAGAAACCGACAAGATTGTAGTAAGTGGGATTCCTCTGCACCTTACCGATAGTGAGATTCCTAATATTTTCAACGAACTCTTGCAACAGCATATCGAGGCATTACCCTCTACCGAAAACACTCAGAAAGAAGCCTTTGCTAAAGCTTTATGCAAGAGCTTAGCTGTAAAAACCGGACAAGTACTCAGTGAGGAAGAACAAGAAACTTTGATAAATAATTTGTTTAGTTGTCAAGAAGTATTAATTTCGCCTTTTGGAAAGCGAATTTATTACAACCTTTCAGTAAATGAAATAGAAAACCTATTTTAA
- a CDS encoding rhomboid family intramembrane serine protease, with product MDRISKTVLHLIIINTIVLILTALNEKGLFLPQINIVGTFALHHFETPSFHWWQYISYMFMHADFTHLLFNMYALWAFGTPLENIWGRNKFLFFYFSCGVGAALLHTGVNYYYVHQAVNALAEAGVPANEVLEIIAEGKYNPNWGNIINHSTFQSMYDVLRSTTVGASGAIYGILVAFGMFFPDAKLMLFFIPYPIAARYFIPLLVALDLIMGFVGGITIFGGNIAHFAHVGGALIGFLIMLYWKKHNFDKNRWDRRL from the coding sequence ATGGACAGAATATCTAAAACAGTACTACATCTGATTATTATCAATACGATAGTATTAATACTTACCGCATTGAATGAAAAAGGACTATTTTTACCTCAAATAAATATAGTCGGTACTTTTGCCTTACACCATTTTGAAACTCCTTCTTTTCACTGGTGGCAATATATCAGCTATATGTTTATGCACGCTGATTTCACACACCTGCTCTTTAATATGTACGCCTTATGGGCTTTCGGGACACCTTTAGAAAACATATGGGGGCGCAATAAGTTTCTATTCTTCTATTTCTCTTGTGGCGTAGGAGCAGCCTTACTTCATACGGGAGTAAATTACTACTATGTACATCAAGCTGTCAATGCTTTAGCGGAAGCTGGTGTGCCTGCTAATGAAGTTTTAGAAATTATTGCAGAAGGTAAATACAATCCTAATTGGGGCAATATCATCAATCACAGCACCTTCCAAAGTATGTATGATGTACTTAGATCTACTACCGTAGGTGCTTCAGGTGCTATTTATGGTATATTAGTAGCTTTTGGAATGTTCTTCCCCGATGCCAAACTGATGTTGTTCTTTATCCCCTACCCTATAGCGGCTCGTTATTTTATCCCTTTACTCGTAGCCTTAGACTTAATAATGGGATTTGTAGGAGGAATTACTATTTTCGGTGGTAATATCGCTCATTTTGCACACGTAGGAGGGGCTCTCATAGGCTTCCTAATTATGTTGTACTGGAAAAAGCACAACTTTGATAAGAATAGATGGGACAGAAGATTGTAA
- a CDS encoding DUF695 domain-containing protein: MQNIQIPENWTVYIGRLEDNPAVFRLNLGLEEIAPITQYPQSVRLTFELKEPDENGFSNNRERDFLYTIEDEEVMPLLNESDILAGIVTYQGTITWYFYTENTSDLEKRLQSVVTKHPDYSTQIKTTDDTDWKIYFEFLFPNIYEMQSIHNSNLQEHCEEAGDHTDQERPIEHWLYFQTEKDMNSAIAKAETLGFSVYNRGKIEPEEGEDPNEDLGYRLILSKANSVDNIDPDTWDLIDLALDTHGEYDGWETVLVK, encoded by the coding sequence ATGCAAAATATTCAAATTCCAGAAAACTGGACTGTCTATATCGGCAGATTAGAAGATAACCCCGCTGTATTCCGCCTCAATTTAGGATTAGAGGAAATTGCTCCTATCACCCAATACCCTCAAAGCGTACGCCTTACTTTTGAGCTAAAAGAACCTGATGAAAACGGTTTTTCAAATAACCGAGAACGTGACTTCCTCTATACGATAGAAGATGAAGAAGTAATGCCTTTGCTTAATGAAAGTGATATCTTAGCGGGTATTGTCACTTATCAAGGCACTATCACGTGGTATTTTTATACCGAAAATACTTCTGATTTAGAAAAACGCTTGCAATCAGTAGTAACCAAACACCCTGATTACAGCACTCAAATCAAAACTACTGACGATACTGATTGGAAGATTTACTTTGAGTTTCTTTTCCCTAATATCTACGAAATGCAAAGCATTCACAATAGTAATTTGCAAGAACATTGTGAAGAAGCAGGCGACCACACCGACCAAGAGCGCCCTATTGAACACTGGTTGTATTTCCAAACTGAAAAGGATATGAATAGTGCTATTGCAAAAGCTGAAACCTTAGGTTTTTCAGTATATAACAGAGGTAAAATAGAGCCCGAAGAGGGTGAAGACCCTAATGAAGATTTAGGTTACCGCCTTATCCTCAGTAAAGCAAATAGTGTAGACAACATCGACCCCGATACGTGGGACTTGATAGACCTCGCTCTCGATACTCACGGCGAATACGACGGCTGGGAAACAGTCTTAGTTAAGTAA